A single Anas platyrhynchos isolate ZD024472 breed Pekin duck chromosome 17, IASCAAS_PekinDuck_T2T, whole genome shotgun sequence DNA region contains:
- the LOC113841277 gene encoding olfactory receptor 14J1-like: protein MMNSSSVSEFLLLAFADTRELQLLHFTLFLGIYLAALLGNGLILSAVACHHRLHTPMYFFLLNLALLDLGCISTTLPKAMANALWDTRAISYQGCAAQVFLFVFLIASEFYLLTVMAYDRYVAICKPLHYGSLLGSRACATMAAAAWGSGFLNAVLHTANTFSLPLCQGNAVDQFFCEIPQILKLSCSDSYLREIGILVFSVSLAFICFVFIVLSYFQIFRAVLRIPSEQGRHKAFSTCLPHLAMVFLFLSTSMFAYLKPASISSPSLDLVVSLLYSVVPPAVNPLIYSMRNQELKAAVRKLFLYVLLKHQCC, encoded by the coding sequence ATGatgaacagcagctctgtgagcgagttcctcctgctggcatttgcagacacacgcgagctgcagctcctgcacttcacgctcttcctgggcatctacctggctgccctcctgggcaacggcctcatcctcagcgccgtagcctgccaccaccgcctccacacccccatgtacttcttcctcctcaacctcgccctcctcgacctgggctgcatctccaccactctgcccaaagccatggccaatgccctctgggacaccagggccatctcctatcaaggctgtgctgcacaggtctttctgtttgtcttcttgATTGCATCAGAATTTtatcttctcactgtcatggcctatgaccgctacgttgccatctgcaagcccctgcactatgggagcctcctgggcagcagagcttgtgccaccatggcagcagctgcctggggcagtggctttctcaatgctgtcctgcacacagccaacacattttccctgcccctctgccaaggcaatgctgtggaccagttcttctgtgaaatcccccagatcctcaagctctcctgttcAGATTCCTATCTCAGGGAAATTGGCATCcttgtgtttagtgtttctttagcatttatttgttttgttttcattgtgctgtcctattttcagatcttcagggcagtgctgaggatacCCTCTGaacagggccggcacaaagccttttccacgtgcctcccacACCTGGCCATGGTCTTCCTCTTTCTCAGCACTTCCATGTTTGCCTACTTGAAGCCcgcttccatctcttccccatctcTGGACTTGGTGGTGTCACTTTTGTATTCAGTggtacctccagcagtgaaccccctcatttacagcatgaggaaccaggaactcaaggctgcagtgaggaaaTTGTTTCTATATGTGCTTCTTAAGCATCAGTGTTGTTAA